A stretch of the Prochlorococcus marinus str. MIT 0918 genome encodes the following:
- a CDS encoding chlorophyll a/b-binding protein, translating to MSFCDLKKAEILNGRLAMIGVIIMTLTSFV from the coding sequence ATGTCTTTCTGTGATCTTAAGAAAGCCGAAATCCTTAATGGCAGACTAGCTATGATTGGAGTTATTATAATGACATTGACTTCATTTGTATAG
- a CDS encoding HEAT repeat domain-containing protein — translation MIKSSLICKEEVLREKIYLTRKSSSLDPSWLADAYSTSLAEDLRYSISERLGWLGEKGWQHLKRLIDQEGIQPEFIYASGLCYQTEAKDWLFSQLNCKNKFQVETLQALSCWGGDFSIQLLKSILSEESQAIRLAGLEILKFKAHQINDELLIEILKEPISDFREAVVLKTIRILQRRDGIIVCNELAKIVKHSHEKISDAALIALGSIANTNSIQVLLQLSQSLENGQKKEMTLKQLSQQYR, via the coding sequence ATGATTAAAAGTTCACTGATTTGCAAAGAAGAAGTTCTACGAGAGAAAATTTATCTAACGAGAAAAAGCTCATCTCTTGACCCTTCATGGTTAGCTGATGCTTACTCCACTAGCCTTGCAGAAGATCTTCGCTATTCAATCTCAGAACGCCTAGGTTGGCTGGGAGAAAAAGGCTGGCAACACCTAAAAAGACTTATTGATCAAGAAGGTATTCAACCAGAATTCATTTATGCATCAGGGTTGTGCTATCAAACCGAAGCCAAAGATTGGTTATTTAGTCAACTCAATTGCAAAAATAAATTTCAAGTGGAAACTCTTCAGGCACTCAGTTGTTGGGGAGGCGATTTTTCAATTCAACTATTAAAAAGTATCTTATCTGAAGAGTCTCAGGCTATTCGATTAGCAGGGTTGGAAATACTAAAGTTTAAAGCTCATCAAATCAACGATGAATTGCTCATTGAGATTCTAAAAGAACCAATTAGCGACTTCCGTGAAGCAGTAGTTTTAAAAACTATTCGTATTCTTCAAAGAAGAGATGGAATAATAGTCTGTAATGAACTTGCAAAAATAGTGAAGCATAGCCATGAAAAAATTTCAGATGCAGCACTAATAGCATTAGGTTCTATTGCAAATACAAATAGCATTCAAGTCTTATTACAACTAAGCCAATCATTAGAAAATGGTCAAAAAAAAGAAATGACTTTAAAACAGCTATCTCAGCAATATAGATAA
- a CDS encoding metallophosphoesterase family protein has protein sequence MKHAVISCLHANLAAVKAVLNDIDQNGISDITCLGDLVGYGPQPNEVVDLVRERAIASCQGCWDEDIIEGLNACECSYPSQLAEKRGHLAHEWTAEQLTDVNKDFLASLPTSIRRDRILFVHGSPNSQHEYLLPDMNAFAALERVDKAGADTLFCGHTHQPYVRELRNGSIRVRLQNTSNNNAEEKEINFPMRKIVNAGSVGEPRHGSTNATYVIHDDVTGEVEIKEVAYDIRQTCQAIIDAGLPPIFAWRLSHGFEFAEQAEDASHVCER, from the coding sequence ATGAAACATGCAGTGATCTCCTGCCTACATGCCAACCTCGCTGCAGTGAAGGCGGTGTTAAATGATATTGATCAAAATGGAATTAGCGATATCACCTGTCTTGGTGATCTAGTAGGCTATGGACCACAACCGAATGAAGTAGTAGATCTAGTACGAGAACGTGCTATTGCTAGCTGTCAAGGTTGCTGGGATGAAGATATTATTGAGGGTCTTAATGCATGCGAATGCAGCTACCCATCTCAACTAGCGGAAAAGCGTGGACATCTAGCTCATGAGTGGACAGCAGAACAATTAACAGATGTCAATAAAGATTTTCTAGCAAGTTTGCCAACATCAATACGTAGAGATCGCATCCTGTTTGTTCATGGCAGTCCCAATAGCCAACATGAGTATCTTCTACCTGACATGAATGCATTTGCAGCACTTGAAAGAGTTGACAAAGCCGGAGCTGATACTTTGTTTTGCGGACACACTCATCAACCTTATGTACGTGAACTAAGAAATGGATCAATTCGAGTGCGGCTACAAAACACGTCTAATAACAATGCAGAAGAAAAAGAAATAAATTTCCCGATGCGAAAAATCGTCAATGCAGGATCAGTCGGCGAGCCTCGTCATGGGAGCACTAATGCCACCTATGTAATCCATGATGATGTTACTGGTGAAGTTGAAATCAAAGAGGTAGCCTATGATATTAGGCAAACTTGCCAAGCCATTATTGATGCTGGATTGCCACCAATATTTGCATGGCGACTAAGCCATGGCTTTGAATTTGCTGAGCAAGCCGAAGATGCTAGTCATGTTTGCGAACGATGA
- a CDS encoding ATPase — protein MGQKWLISGSPGCGKTTWILNKIQSNQGACGYLRLTEQANNNKEKSPESLIDYTFLKDQAPHLQDLSDCSDTSMSQQKDFLILIELSQSQSPESLEPAELNPYVKSQLEALGLQPDRQLHFGRDSELPNNDTLVFKKLESWSLNLAKRVWDPQSLNTFWFELVNGAYGDVYRAKALMNLPDGQSIFFNWIVSQKGSQFLPLKTVSPPNGRPQRPSGIVIQGKGLDCINIQSTINLCLLNDSLLEMHQMPLRDRQPEALHAS, from the coding sequence ATGGGACAAAAATGGTTAATTTCAGGCTCGCCAGGGTGCGGGAAGACGACCTGGATACTTAACAAGATCCAAAGCAATCAAGGTGCTTGCGGATATTTACGCCTAACTGAACAAGCCAACAATAATAAAGAAAAGTCACCTGAATCTCTAATTGATTACACATTCTTGAAAGATCAAGCTCCTCATCTACAAGACTTGTCGGACTGTTCTGATACCTCTATGTCACAACAGAAAGACTTCTTAATTTTGATTGAGCTTTCACAATCTCAATCACCTGAAAGCTTAGAACCAGCAGAGCTAAATCCTTACGTCAAGAGTCAACTTGAGGCTTTAGGGCTACAACCTGATAGGCAACTACACTTTGGTCGAGACTCAGAATTACCTAATAATGACACGTTGGTTTTCAAAAAACTTGAATCTTGGAGTCTCAACCTTGCCAAAAGAGTCTGGGATCCACAGAGCCTAAATACCTTTTGGTTTGAGCTCGTGAATGGAGCTTATGGAGATGTCTATAGAGCCAAGGCTCTCATGAACTTGCCCGATGGACAGTCTATTTTCTTCAATTGGATTGTGAGTCAAAAAGGGTCACAGTTTCTTCCACTAAAAACAGTTTCTCCCCCTAATGGCAGGCCTCAACGACCATCAGGGATTGTCATACAAGGGAAAGGACTTGATTGCATAAACATTCAGTCAACGATCAACCTCTGCCTGCTAAACGATTCCTTACTCGAAATGCATCAAATGCCTCTTCGAGATCGACAACCAGAAGCCCTTCACGCAAGCTAA